A genomic window from Colletotrichum destructivum chromosome 7, complete sequence includes:
- a CDS encoding Putative class I glutamine amidotransferase yields the protein MTLPRRALISITSAQATLFQGKETTGLFISEALHPYNVLKAAGFEVDLASETGSYTADWLSQQPDFLHGEDLAVWENVESDFRKKLDNMPKAADLDGSNYGIFYASAGHAALIDYPTATSLQRIAAQVWANGGVVSSVCHGPAIFANLVDLATNEPLIKGKRITGFTTEAEHTMKIMDDLRSWGTELVEEVAARLGATYERAPGIWDDFHVVDGRLVTGQNPASAKSTAEAAVAVFEKL from the exons ATGACTTTGCCTCGTCGCGCTCTTATCAGTATTACCTCCGCTCAGGCGACGCTCTTTCAGGGCAAGGAGACTACCGGACTGTTCATCAGCGAAGCTTTACACCCCTACAATGTCTTGAAGGCTGCCGGCTTCGAGGTCGATCTCGCCTCCGAGACGGGTTCATACACCGCGGATTGGCTTTCGCAGCAACCCGACTTTCTCCACGGTGAAGATCTTGCCGTCTGGGAAAACGTTGAGAGCGACTTCCGGAAGAAGCTTGACAATATGCCCAAAGCCGCAGACCTGGATGGCTCCAATTATGGCATCTTTTATGCTTCAGCCGGCCATGCCGCCCTCATCGATTATCCTACGGCCACTTCACTTCAAAGAATTGCCGCACAAGTCtgggccaacggcggcgtaGTGTCATCTGTGTGTCACGGTCCCGCCATTTTTGCCAACTTGGTTGATCTGGCGACCAACGAACCTCTCATCAAAGGCAAGAGGATCACCGGATTCACCACTGAGGCCGAGCACACCATGAAGATCATGGATGATCTCAGAAGCTGGGGCACTGAATTGGTCGAAGAAGTCGCTGCTCGACTCGGTGCGACAT ACGAACGTGCACCTGGGATCTGGGACGATTTCCACGTGGTCGATGGCCGTCTCGTTACGGGCCAAAATCCTGCTAGTGCTAAATCCACTGCAGAGGCTGCAGTTGCAGTTTTTGAAAAGTTGTAA
- a CDS encoding Putative aminotransferase class V domain, pyridoxal phosphate-dependent transferase, major, translating to MAPSSVQDLFDSEYLVTANSDKSKQRNLHAPTPDFGLLRRLVPLVADGKTVHLNAAFMPPSNLIVNEALSRFCSEALHHPSPKPSWKEDVEAVRTLLARYINADPSTIAFVRDTTEGLGSFIHGLTFSPGDNVVILDCEHPNQAFAWMTLRSSGLEVQLVPTDPEDPAAADAQTFAPYVDERTRAIGLSSIMFHSGQWNDVASVCAAYRPRGIHVLADLTQQVGFADVDVRDLGVSAAAFSLHKGLNTPTGLAALYVDAEVIRETDPTPPIVGYGGVSSVSDSEDFMVPQGPVVFHPTAKRYEHANMSFVSAVAARAFLQFYLEVMGPRNVERHLYGLGDALRRSCAEMGVDVVGPSERRRHAPHLHVLRLHDPRWFGRLEDAGIVATRFRTGIRVSFGFYNSLEDVRRLAEVIRSGILSGIPAC from the coding sequence ATGGCCCCTTCAAGTGTCCAAGACCTCTTCGACTCGGAATATCTAGTCACAGCCAACAGTGACAAGTCGAAACAACGAAACCTCCATGCTCCAACCCCAGACTTTGGGCTGCTCCGCCGTCTAGTACCCCTCGTTGCGGACGGGAAAACGGTCCACCTCAACGCCGCCTTCATGCCCCCTTCAAACCtcatcgtcaacgaggcGCTATCCCGCTTCTGCTCCGAAGCACTCCACCACCCCTCACCCAAGCCGTCCTGGAAagaagacgtcgaggccgtgaGGACGCTCCTGGCCAGGTACATCAACGCCGACCCTTCGACCATTGCCTTCGTGCGAGACACGACCGAGGGCCTCGGGAGCTTCATCCACGGGCTGACGTTCTCGCCGGGCGACAACGTGGTCATCCTCGACTGCGAGCATCCCAACCAGGCCTTCGCGTGGATGACGCTCCGGTCCTCTGGGCTCGAGGTCCAGCTCGTCCCTACGGACCCTGAGGACCCCGCGGCCGCGGACGCGCAGACCTTTGCGCCCTACGTGGACGAGAGGACCAGAGCGATCGGGCTGAGTTCGATCATGTTCCACAGCGGACAGTGGAACGACGTCGCAAGCGTGTGCGCGGCCTACCGCCCCAGGGGGATCCACGTCCTGGCCGACCTCACGCAGCAGGTCGGCTTCGCAGACGTCGACGTCCGGGACCTcggcgtctcggcggcggcgtttagccTCCACAAGGGGCTGAACACCCCGACGGGCCTCGCGGCGCTGTACGTCGACGCGGAAGTCATCAGGGAGACAGACCCGACACCGCCGATTGTCGGGTACGGCGGCGTGAGCAGCGTCAGCGACTCGGAAGACTTCATGGTGCCCCAGGGGCCCGTCGTATTCCACCCCACGGCCAAGCGATACGAACACGCCAACATGAgcttcgtctcggccgtcgcggcgagggcgttcCTGCAGTTCTATCTGGAGGTGATGGGGCCGCGGAATGTCGAGCGCCATCTgtacggcctcggcgacgcgtTACGGCGGTCCTGCGCGGAGatgggcgtcgacgtcgttggtCCGAGCGAGAGGAGACGGCACGCGCCGCACCTGCATGTTCTTCGACTACACGATCCGAGGTGGTTTGGGCGCTTGGAGGACGCAGGGATTGTCGCGACGAGGTTCCGAACGGGGATTCGGGTCTCTTTCGGGTTCTACAACAGCCTGGAGGACGTGAGAAGGCTGGCGGAGGTGATCAGGTCTGGGATCCTGAGCGGCATCCCGGCGTGTTAG